From a region of the Methanobrevibacter sp. V74 genome:
- a CDS encoding RNA-guided pseudouridylation complex pseudouridine synthase subunit Cbf5: MKDYLIKSNAETNPEYGCNPYERPIEEHIAKGIINLDKPSGPTSHEIDSWIKRILNLEKSGHGGTLDPKVTGILPVGLNDATRAIQLLLTAPKEYVCLLTFHQDVSQDRIHEVFEEFTGKIFQLPPVKSAVKREMRTRNIYYSTIYEIEGRDVLFRIGCEAGTYVRTYCHNIGEALSVGSHMAELRRTQVGFFNEKNHLMTLQDVTDAYHFWREDGDESFLREAIMPMERAADYLPKIIVKDSAVDAICHGADLACGGIAELTGNIKKNDIVAIETLKGELIGAGHSLLTSNEILEADSGFAVNVSKVFMKPDTYPRFWK, encoded by the coding sequence ATGAAAGATTATTTAATTAAGTCAAATGCAGAAACTAATCCTGAATATGGATGTAATCCTTATGAAAGACCTATTGAAGAACATATAGCTAAAGGTATAATTAATTTAGACAAACCCTCTGGCCCTACTTCTCATGAAATTGACTCATGGATTAAACGTATTTTAAATTTGGAAAAATCTGGGCACGGAGGAACTCTTGATCCTAAAGTTACTGGAATTTTGCCAGTGGGGTTAAATGATGCAACCCGTGCAATACAACTTCTTTTAACAGCTCCGAAGGAATATGTTTGTTTATTAACATTCCATCAAGATGTTTCACAAGATAGGATTCATGAAGTCTTTGAGGAATTCACAGGTAAAATATTCCAGCTTCCTCCGGTTAAATCAGCTGTAAAACGTGAAATGAGAACACGTAATATTTACTATTCAACTATTTATGAAATTGAAGGTCGTGATGTTTTATTCAGAATAGGTTGTGAAGCTGGAACTTATGTTAGAACCTATTGTCATAATATTGGAGAGGCCTTGAGTGTTGGATCTCATATGGCTGAGCTTAGAAGGACTCAAGTTGGGTTTTTCAATGAGAAAAATCATTTAATGACTCTTCAAGATGTAACTGATGCGTATCATTTTTGGAGAGAAGATGGGGATGAATCATTCTTACGTGAAGCTATAATGCCTATGGAGAGGGCTGCGGATTATTTACCAAAAATAATTGTTAAGGATTCTGCTGTTGATGCGATTTGTCATGGTGCAGACTTAGCTTGTGGAGGCATTGCTGAGTTAACAGGTAATATTAAAAAAAATGATATTGTGGCAATTGAAACACTTAAAGGGGAATTAATTGGTGCCGGTCATTCATTATTAACTTCTAACGAGATTTTAGAAGCAGATTCAGGTTTTGCTGTTAATGTTTCTAAAGTGTTTATGAAACCAGATACTTATCCGAGATTTTGGAAGTAG
- a CDS encoding DUF2207 domain-containing protein, translating to MNVKKTFCIILLFLILFSTITFVSADDDRSYTINQAFIDLTVGNDGLLHVDEKYDYAFDGAFNGIYRDIPLKSGERIENIKVSANGAYPVLKESDDKGYKHLKIYLYSDAAHTQGIKDCDVTVYISYDITNVVTLFNDVGELQYKLWGEEWDVGVGSLTAKIHLPGDKGNEYFLNPQEYNKSSSINGDTITAQTSSIPKGEFYELLVLMPLSDFNNATYAKHVNQNGRDMIMKNLEDSVNGRNFWNTAYIILGLLSLLSPIGAIFTYLKYGREPEVNYDGIYERDLPTDDPPEVVNALIENRTDIGTPNMKGFEASIMSIIDKKAINLDTQEDIHSQTNDLLLTFNSKEELSTNEKIVFDTLHHFSANNILNLSALNEQLSSEDNAKWFMEKIGDWETSVKNETNPAKYFDNTGSTIIMGIGLIGIVFSIIIAILGFTTPLKNGLYCIIGGIFLLIFSIAILLVNEDIFGKWTEEGRLYYLKWKNLKKFLEDSSLIKEYPPESIIVWKKYLIYGAALGIADKVYDSMKLQVPNISNYDEDVFRYHYYGGYSMMSAAFITGESAANPSSDSDGFGSLGGGSGGGGGGAF from the coding sequence ATGAATGTTAAAAAAACATTTTGTATAATCTTACTTTTTTTAATATTATTTTCAACAATCACATTTGTATCGGCAGACGATGATAGAAGTTACACCATAAATCAAGCATTTATAGATTTAACAGTTGGAAATGATGGTCTACTGCATGTAGATGAAAAGTATGATTATGCATTTGACGGAGCTTTTAATGGAATTTATAGGGATATTCCCCTAAAATCCGGAGAAAGGATTGAAAATATTAAAGTTTCGGCCAATGGCGCTTATCCTGTTTTAAAAGAAAGTGATGATAAGGGTTATAAACATTTAAAGATTTATTTATACTCTGATGCAGCCCACACACAAGGCATAAAAGATTGTGATGTGACAGTTTACATTAGTTATGATATCACTAATGTAGTGACTCTTTTTAATGATGTTGGCGAACTCCAATATAAACTCTGGGGTGAAGAATGGGATGTTGGTGTTGGAAGTTTAACAGCTAAGATACATCTGCCTGGAGATAAAGGGAATGAATATTTCTTAAATCCCCAGGAATATAATAAATCCTCATCAATAAACGGAGATACAATAACAGCACAAACTTCATCTATTCCCAAAGGTGAATTTTATGAATTACTTGTCCTAATGCCATTAAGTGATTTTAATAATGCAACTTATGCAAAACATGTGAATCAAAACGGCCGTGACATGATAATGAAAAATTTGGAAGACAGCGTTAACGGACGTAACTTTTGGAATACCGCTTATATAATTCTAGGATTATTATCTCTTTTAAGTCCCATTGGTGCAATATTCACATATTTAAAATATGGTAGAGAACCTGAAGTAAATTACGATGGAATTTATGAAAGAGATTTGCCAACTGATGATCCGCCAGAAGTTGTTAATGCACTTATTGAAAACAGAACAGATATTGGAACCCCAAATATGAAAGGATTTGAAGCTTCAATAATGAGCATTATTGACAAAAAAGCTATTAATTTAGATACCCAAGAGGATATTCACAGCCAAACAAATGATTTGCTTTTGACATTTAATAGTAAAGAAGAATTAAGTACAAATGAAAAAATTGTATTTGACACATTACATCATTTTTCGGCAAATAATATCTTGAATCTTTCAGCACTTAATGAACAATTATCATCAGAAGACAATGCTAAATGGTTTATGGAGAAAATTGGAGACTGGGAAACATCAGTTAAAAATGAAACAAATCCTGCAAAATACTTTGACAATACTGGTTCTACAATAATTATGGGTATTGGATTAATAGGAATTGTATTCAGTATAATAATTGCTATTCTTGGATTTACAACCCCACTTAAAAATGGACTGTATTGCATAATTGGAGGAATATTTCTATTAATATTTTCAATCGCCATTCTTTTAGTAAACGAAGATATTTTTGGAAAATGGACTGAAGAAGGTAGACTCTACTATCTCAAATGGAAAAATTTGAAGAAATTTTTAGAAGACAGTAGTTTAATTAAAGAATACCCTCCAGAATCTATAATCGTTTGGAAAAAGTACTTGATTTATGGTGCGGCTCTTGGAATAGCAGACAAGGTTTATGACTCCATGAAACTGCAAGTACCAAATATATCCAACTATGATGAAGATGTATTCAGATATCATTATTATGGCGGATACAGTATGATGAGTGCTGCATTCATAACTGGCGAGAGTGCGGCTAATCCTTCATCTGACTCTGATGGATTCGGTAGCCTTGGAGGAGGATCAGGAGGTGGAGGTGGAGGAGCATTTTAG
- a CDS encoding LemA family protein has protein sequence MDILMIVIIVIVIIIIGTVIHMYNSLVGLRNRVKNSYSQIDVQLKRRNDLIPNLVETVKGYASHEKGVLEEVTKARASVMSASSVEEVSAADNQLTDALKSLFAVAESYPDLKANSNFQQLQKELSDTEDKIAYSRQFYNDIVLKFNNSCQQFPSNLIAGLFGFKEEEFFKAPETEKAVPQVEF, from the coding sequence ATGGACATACTAATGATAGTAATTATTGTGATTGTAATCATAATTATAGGAACAGTAATTCATATGTACAATAGTCTCGTTGGACTTAGAAACCGTGTAAAAAACAGTTATTCACAAATCGATGTTCAACTTAAACGTAGAAATGATTTAATACCGAATTTGGTAGAAACTGTAAAAGGTTACGCTTCACACGAAAAAGGTGTTTTAGAAGAAGTTACAAAAGCTAGAGCTAGTGTTATGAGTGCATCTTCTGTTGAAGAAGTTAGTGCTGCAGATAACCAATTAACAGATGCATTAAAATCACTTTTTGCAGTTGCTGAAAGTTATCCTGACTTAAAAGCCAATAGTAATTTCCAACAATTACAAAAGGAATTGAGTGACACTGAAGATAAAATTGCATATTCACGGCAATTCTACAATGATATTGTTTTAAAATTCAATAATTCCTGTCAGCAATTCCCAAGTAACCTCATTGCAGGTTTATTTGGTTTTAAAGAAGAAGAATTTTTTAAAGCTCCTGAAACAGAAAAAGCAGTTCCACAAGTTGAATTTTAA